A genome region from Arachidicoccus soli includes the following:
- a CDS encoding acyl-CoA thioesterase: MYQSTTQIRVRYAETDQMNVVYYGNYAQYFEVGRVEAIRQLGYSYKAMEEKGIILPVVEMHAKYLRSASYDELLTIVTTIQKMPTNHEIIFESEIYNENKKLLTKGTVHLYFVNKNNWKKTYMPEELEERLKAFF, encoded by the coding sequence ATGTATCAATCAACAACGCAAATAAGGGTACGTTATGCGGAAACCGATCAGATGAATGTTGTATACTATGGCAATTATGCACAGTATTTTGAAGTAGGTCGGGTGGAAGCGATTAGGCAATTAGGCTATAGCTATAAAGCGATGGAAGAAAAGGGAATTATACTCCCTGTGGTGGAAATGCATGCCAAATATTTACGATCTGCGTCCTATGATGAACTGCTCACTATCGTCACGACTATCCAAAAGATGCCAACAAATCACGAAATAATTTTTGAAAGTGAAATCTATAACGAGAACAAAAAACTGCTTACAAAAGGTACGGTACACCTTTATTTTGTAAATAAAAATAATTGGAAGAAAACCTATATGCCGGAAGAGTTAGAGGAACGGTTGAAAGCATTTTTCTAA
- a CDS encoding polyprenyl synthetase family protein: MKNANTLISLELSLFEDHFKQAVKSKVPLLDRIMQYIVKRKGKQLRPMFVLLCAKLGGEINDKTYRAASLVELLHTATLVHDDVVDESYERRGVFSVNAVWKNKIAVLVGDYLLSKGLLLSIDNGDFRVLQILSTAVKQMSEGELLQIEKSRNLNLDEAVYYNIIKGKTASLLSSACGAGASSTFNNEEDIKRLELFGEKVGMAFQIKDDLFDYGSSKIGKPTGNDIKEKKLTLPLIYTLNNCDTSLRKEIIYIIKNQNKQKDKIKFVLDAVDKVGGIEYAQQKMNTFRDEALDLLFHYPASEIRDALEELVRFTTDRKY, translated from the coding sequence GTGAAGAATGCCAATACCCTCATATCATTAGAACTATCCCTGTTTGAAGACCATTTTAAACAAGCTGTAAAGAGTAAAGTTCCATTGCTGGACCGCATCATGCAATATATTGTAAAGCGTAAAGGCAAACAGCTGCGCCCAATGTTTGTATTACTTTGCGCCAAATTAGGCGGGGAAATAAATGATAAAACTTACCGGGCTGCGTCTTTGGTAGAATTGTTACATACGGCTACCCTTGTTCATGATGATGTGGTGGATGAGTCTTATGAACGTCGCGGTGTTTTTTCCGTAAATGCTGTTTGGAAGAATAAGATAGCTGTTTTAGTAGGAGATTATTTATTATCTAAAGGCTTATTACTATCCATTGATAATGGAGATTTTCGTGTATTACAAATATTATCCACTGCAGTAAAGCAGATGAGTGAAGGTGAATTGCTCCAAATTGAAAAATCACGCAACCTAAATTTAGATGAAGCAGTATATTATAATATAATAAAAGGTAAAACAGCATCTTTGCTTTCTTCTGCGTGTGGCGCTGGCGCAAGTTCAACATTCAATAATGAAGAAGATATTAAACGTCTGGAGCTCTTCGGTGAAAAGGTGGGTATGGCTTTCCAAATAAAAGACGACTTATTCGACTATGGCTCTTCCAAAATTGGAAAACCAACAGGCAATGACATTAAAGAGAAAAAATTGACTTTACCACTTATATATACATTAAATAATTGCGATACGTCACTAAGGAAGGAAATTATCTACATTATCAAAAATCAAAACAAACAAAAAGATAAAATTAAGTTTGTCCTAGATGCAGTTGACAAAGTCGGAGGAATTGAATATGCACAACAAAAGATGAATACATTTAGAGATGAGGCGCTTGATTTATTATTTCATTATCCGGCTTCGGAAATCAGAGATGCATTAGAAGAGTTGGTAAGATTTACTACGGATAGAAAATATTAA
- a CDS encoding OmpA family protein — MASKKYTMMLGLLGLISTAAFAQDTTSSSTMNNSMSKTGTSISAGTNADDSWIYDGTNRVRASQDAQQTSFLNHTSVYPAKPKSMWELGIGVGPSFLLGPIDPRFGYGASISLRKSLSHIFSIRAQYGASMNYGQDFQLRSIGEAALGTDPNGVATKYATANGGKYLANYKTFLQTASADLIADLNAISSYRGNEKTSWYVLAGYTFGWADVAENLLNSSGAAYDWSSLPTGSRKDIRNYADGQLHANQSNKILDTKGNNDFGRQYETAVDGNSRSNAIGSAPPVTRHGLDAGMGIAFKVSPRFNIGIEQKFTFFFGNSDMLVGLNNRVNQQTTLSSTQVRFNFNLGNSSKRVEPLNWVNPNNYLYNKVAEAPYLPDADGDGVTDQFDLEPNTPKGCAVDTHGRSLDTDGDGVPDCRDKQVLTPQSWFPVDADGVGTEPEPACCAALRDSLAHMQVAPSCSIANLPSVRFSKSSVKLDDAAQAALTSAAAQLNANPNCKVKLVGYGASNKRAQQLSWDRVNAVKNFLIEKQGISEGRIIFTYGYDGDANTVDLQSTTEEGPSTVPAPHPNLQKS, encoded by the coding sequence ATGGCAAGCAAAAAGTACACGATGATGTTAGGTCTATTAGGCCTTATCTCGACAGCAGCTTTTGCTCAGGACACCACTTCATCTTCTACGATGAATAACTCTATGAGCAAAACCGGTACAAGCATTTCTGCAGGTACCAACGCTGACGATTCTTGGATTTACGATGGCACGAACCGTGTTCGCGCTTCTCAAGATGCTCAGCAAACTAGTTTCCTAAACCACACAAGCGTATATCCCGCAAAACCAAAAAGCATGTGGGAATTAGGTATTGGTGTGGGCCCTTCTTTTTTACTAGGACCAATTGATCCAAGATTTGGATATGGTGCAAGTATTTCTTTAAGAAAATCTTTAAGTCATATCTTCTCTATTAGAGCACAATATGGTGCATCAATGAACTATGGTCAGGACTTTCAATTAAGATCAATCGGTGAAGCCGCTTTAGGTACAGATCCGAATGGCGTTGCAACTAAGTATGCGACCGCAAATGGAGGAAAATATTTGGCGAATTATAAAACTTTCTTGCAGACAGCATCTGCTGATTTGATCGCAGATTTAAATGCAATCAGTAGCTACAGAGGTAATGAAAAAACTTCTTGGTATGTTTTAGCTGGATATACTTTTGGATGGGCAGATGTTGCTGAAAATCTGCTTAATTCAAGTGGAGCTGCTTATGATTGGTCTTCTTTACCTACTGGCTCCAGAAAAGATATTAGAAATTATGCAGATGGTCAACTCCATGCAAATCAATCTAATAAAATTTTAGATACAAAAGGGAATAATGATTTTGGAAGACAATATGAAACTGCAGTAGATGGTAATAGCCGTTCCAATGCAATTGGAAGCGCGCCTCCTGTAACCCGTCATGGTTTAGACGCTGGAATGGGCATAGCTTTTAAAGTTTCTCCAAGATTCAATATTGGCATTGAACAGAAATTTACTTTCTTCTTCGGAAATTCTGATATGCTTGTTGGTTTAAATAACAGAGTTAACCAACAAACTACATTAAGCTCTACTCAAGTTCGTTTCAACTTTAACTTAGGTAATAGTTCTAAACGTGTAGAACCATTGAACTGGGTTAATCCTAACAACTATCTTTACAATAAAGTTGCAGAAGCACCTTATTTGCCAGATGCTGATGGTGATGGCGTAACTGATCAATTCGATTTAGAACCAAATACTCCAAAAGGATGTGCTGTTGATACTCATGGCCGTTCTTTAGATACTGATGGTGACGGTGTTCCTGATTGTCGTGATAAACAAGTGTTGACTCCACAATCTTGGTTCCCAGTTGATGCTGATGGTGTTGGTACAGAACCAGAACCAGCTTGTTGCGCAGCGCTTCGCGATAGCTTAGCACATATGCAAGTAGCTCCTTCATGTTCTATTGCAAACTTACCAAGTGTAAGATTCAGCAAATCAAGTGTTAAATTGGATGATGCTGCTCAAGCTGCTTTAACTTCTGCTGCTGCACAATTGAACGCTAACCCTAACTGTAAAGTGAAACTTGTTGGTTACGGTGCTTCTAACAAACGTGCTCAACAATTAAGTTGGGATAGAGTAAATGCAGTTAAGAACTTCTTGATTGAAAAACAAGGTATCTCTGAAGGTCGTATCATCTTCACTTATGGTTATGATGGCGATGCAAATACTGTAGATCTTCAATCTACAACAGAAGAAGGTCCTAGTACAGTTCCTGCTCCACATCCAAACTTGCAAAAATCTTAA
- a CDS encoding efflux RND transporter permease subunit produces MAYKAMDIKMSYDFSKAVPPSNQKYKDYQAFLKKFGQDGNTVVVGFSTKQIANKEIFNKVATLQKSIRKARGVIGVLSMPTAINLLKNDSAQKFSAVNVFHPPYQDQAALDSDMAVFNSLLFYKDLLYNQRTDAYVMAVQLDTKLINSKARTEIIDGILRPITQFEEDTHISTHVSGLPYIRTRVSDKIAHELNWFLAGSFLLSAITLLLFFRSISAMLTSLAVVAMGVIWSMGTMVLLGYKITLLTALIPPLIVVIGIPNCIYFLNKYHSVYKVAENKNQAIVDMIGRMGIVTLFCNIAAAIGFAVFAFTSSDLLKEFGVVSGINIMLLFFISLIFIPAVLSYLGPPKPKHVRYLESKSLTNVLIKIERWTFLHTKYVYGVTLVLVVFSIMGILRMRSDAHVVDDLPQSDKIYTDLKWFESNFNGVMPLEVIIDTKKKDGLFRNLRTIEKIDRFSNYLDSQPAMAKPLSFVEALKFARQAFYNGDSSYYGVLTQFELPFMANYIKSANNQSQDSSAVKSSFGSMMHSFIDSSKQIARISVNMKDIGSAKLPSLLNRYQKKADQIFDTAHYKVTFTGSTVTFLEGSNYIIHGLQESIFWAFILIALAMLYLFQSFRILFCSLIPNIIPLLVTAGVMGWVGITIKPSTVLVFSVALGIAIDITIRFLINFKQELPKENNDVNNTLKQTINTTGISIIYTSLVLVAGFVIFCFSEFAGTRSLGWLTSLTLAVATFTNLVLLPVLIKTFSRKK; encoded by the coding sequence ATGGCCTACAAAGCCATGGATATAAAAATGAGTTATGATTTTTCCAAAGCTGTCCCACCCTCTAATCAAAAATATAAAGATTATCAAGCTTTTCTAAAGAAGTTTGGACAAGATGGAAATACAGTTGTGGTGGGCTTTTCAACCAAACAAATTGCTAATAAAGAGATTTTCAATAAAGTTGCGACATTGCAAAAATCCATTAGAAAAGCAAGAGGAGTTATTGGTGTATTAAGTATGCCAACTGCCATTAATTTATTGAAAAATGATAGTGCACAAAAGTTTTCCGCAGTAAATGTTTTTCATCCACCTTACCAAGATCAAGCTGCCTTAGATAGTGATATGGCTGTTTTTAATAGCTTACTGTTTTATAAAGACTTGTTGTACAATCAGCGGACAGATGCTTATGTAATGGCTGTTCAACTGGATACAAAATTGATAAATAGTAAAGCCCGTACTGAGATTATTGACGGTATTCTTAGGCCTATTACACAGTTTGAGGAAGATACACATATTTCTACGCATGTAAGCGGATTACCATACATAAGAACACGTGTGAGCGACAAGATTGCCCACGAACTGAATTGGTTTTTAGCAGGCTCTTTCTTACTTTCTGCAATAACGCTACTGTTATTCTTTCGTTCAATTTCTGCAATGCTTACAAGCTTGGCAGTTGTAGCTATGGGTGTTATATGGAGTATGGGGACAATGGTATTGCTAGGTTATAAAATTACCTTACTTACTGCACTTATACCTCCTTTAATTGTTGTTATTGGAATTCCTAACTGTATTTATTTTTTAAATAAATATCATTCGGTTTATAAAGTGGCGGAGAATAAAAATCAGGCAATTGTTGATATGATTGGCCGCATGGGAATTGTGACGCTGTTCTGCAATATTGCAGCGGCTATTGGTTTTGCGGTATTTGCTTTTACGAGTAGCGACTTGCTGAAAGAATTCGGAGTAGTATCAGGTATTAATATAATGTTGTTATTTTTTATCTCCTTAATCTTTATACCGGCAGTATTGAGTTATTTAGGTCCTCCTAAACCTAAACATGTTCGCTATTTAGAAAGTAAAAGTTTAACCAATGTTCTAATTAAAATTGAACGCTGGACTTTCTTACATACTAAATACGTATATGGGGTAACACTAGTGTTAGTGGTTTTTTCAATTATGGGGATATTGCGTATGCGGAGTGATGCCCATGTTGTAGATGATTTACCTCAATCTGATAAAATATACACAGATTTGAAGTGGTTTGAAAGTAATTTTAATGGGGTAATGCCTTTGGAGGTTATTATAGATACAAAAAAGAAAGACGGCCTCTTTAGGAACCTGCGCACAATTGAAAAAATTGATAGATTCTCTAATTATTTGGATTCTCAACCTGCGATGGCAAAACCATTATCTTTTGTAGAAGCATTAAAATTTGCAAGGCAAGCTTTTTATAATGGGGATAGTAGCTATTATGGTGTGCTTACGCAGTTTGAATTGCCCTTTATGGCAAATTATATCAAGTCTGCCAATAACCAATCGCAGGACAGTTCTGCTGTTAAAAGTTCATTCGGAAGTATGATGCATAGTTTTATAGATTCGTCTAAACAAATTGCACGTATAAGCGTGAATATGAAAGATATTGGAAGTGCAAAATTGCCATCATTACTGAATAGATATCAAAAAAAGGCAGACCAGATATTTGATACAGCACATTACAAAGTAACATTTACTGGTTCTACAGTTACCTTCTTAGAAGGCTCCAATTATATAATTCATGGATTGCAGGAGAGCATTTTCTGGGCCTTCATCTTAATTGCTCTGGCAATGCTTTATTTATTCCAATCATTTAGAATATTGTTTTGTTCGCTTATACCCAATATCATTCCATTATTAGTTACTGCCGGAGTTATGGGATGGGTTGGTATTACCATAAAGCCCTCGACAGTATTAGTTTTTAGCGTGGCATTAGGAATTGCAATAGATATTACTATAAGATTCCTGATAAATTTCAAGCAAGAATTGCCAAAAGAAAATAACGATGTAAATAATACGCTTAAACAAACGATCAATACGACCGGTATTAGCATTATTTATACTTCGCTAGTCTTGGTAGCTGGTTTTGTGATTTTTTGCTTTAGTGAGTTTGCAGGAACACGTAGTCTTGGTTGGCTGACATCTTTAACTTTAGCCGTAGCAACTTTTACCAATTTGGTTTTACTTCCTGTTCTAATTAAAACTTTCTCTCGAAAAAAATAA